The following DNA comes from Miscanthus floridulus cultivar M001 chromosome 5, ASM1932011v1, whole genome shotgun sequence.
GGCTTAATAATTAAAAAAAAGATCCATCAAATCATCGGGGTCTGATTCTATCTGAGACTGCAGCAGCTCCTTTCCTCACCAATCACCATCTTTGGTTGCATCAATAAACAAGGGCAGAATAGCATGTAATGCGTGGGCTGTGGTTTGCATCTCGATCTTGTGCTCAGCTTATGCATGGCATGATTAATTCAGCAGGGCCCCTCCTTTTGGCAGCCTGGTCTAGACTCTACAGAGCCCACTTTGAGCTGTGCTATGACTAGTTCTTCCTCATAGATAGGAGTCCATGATGATTTGCAGCACTAAGCTGCAAGAACTCACTGACTCGTGGAGCCGGTGAAGGAGACCGTTGGTGCCTATTATGCGTTCCGTAGATGCGTCGTCTTGCCGACGAGGAAATGAGCCTAGTGCGCACGCTTACGTGGGTATGTGCCGTGCCAGACAGGTAACGAACGGTCCATGTGCCTGTGTCGGGTCGATGGCTGGCACAGTACCAGTACAGGAATGGAGATGGCAATTGCATGGCGTTCCGCCGTTTCGGTGGTTTACCTGTAACCGTAATACCGCAGTACTAGGAGTATACTCCAGGAATTAGGATAGGGCTACTTGTACTACTAATTGGGCTTAAAGGTTAGGCGATCAGATATTAGGCCCAAGGCCCGTGTGATGTGGGATCTCAAAAGTTGTCATCCTAGCTATTGCTTTGGGCTCAAATCACACTCCCGGGCTCCCGGCCTACCAGTCCATACACACACAAGTGGGTGGGCCCATTTATATCTGAACTTCGTCGTTAGCCATAATCACCTTGCCCGGCAAAAGTTAGGCCTTGAGCTTTCGATCACTTTTAGATTACTAgtttttatattttctaaaagTTAAACAACTCTCATAAGTCAAAAGCTCGCTGTAGTGAGCTCCAGGCTTTTAGCTTccgtgagtttttttttttttttgaaagtccAAAAGCTAAGATCAAAAGCTCCCAAAAAGTCTAAACAAACAGGCCCAAACGGAAATGGAGTAGAGTTACAGAAGAGAGCGCCTAAGAGAAATGCAGTTCAGTACCGAAGGTCAGTGTGATTTATACCGATGGTTGGCCGGTGATCTCTCGAACTAAACAAGATCTAGTCTAGGAGAACATGTGCTCCCTCCATCCATGCATCTCAAGCTAGAATAACactttcttgcaagcattgcatatTAGCTAACATAAGCTCTTGTTTCTACAAGACAACCCAACACGACACCCTACCTTTCGAGGTCTCATCACGCTTACTAATACACAACAAAGCACGTACGCACACGCACTGATCGATCAATCACAGGTAACCCAAGCGCACACTACTCATCACTCATCATGTTCGAGGCCAACATCGATCAGCCTACTCTTCTTCGCCTTCGCCGATGATGAACCTGCCGTTGCCGGGGTTGATGGCggcgacgaagaagaagaggacgttGAAGATGACGAGCGGCTCGATCTCGTTGATGGGCACCCCCGTCTCGATGTTGAGCTGCGCCAGCGCGCCCTTCCCCGTGATGATCTCGCCGATGATGGAGAAGGCCACGCCCAGCTGCGCTAGCCGCCCCACGAACAGCTCGTTCGACTTGGTGAACCCAAACAGCGGCCCTGCATCGCATGCACCGCAGGCACCACcattaaataaaaaaaatgttcAAATCAACGATCAAGAGATAGCTGCATGCGAAAGTGTCGTGAGcagttcttttttctttttcttttttacctCCCTCGCTGAGGCCGAGGGCGCCGCGGAAGCCCTTGCCGGGTTGGATGACGGCCTTGTCCAGGCCGGTGACGTCCTCGTCGACGAACCTACCACGGTCCCCGAGAGCGCCGATGGCGCCAAGGAGGGTGAagaggatgaagaagaggagcaggGGCTCCGCCTCATAGATGGGGATGCCCGTCTCCAGGTTCAGCTGGGCAAGGATGCCTTTCCCGGTGATGGCCTCTCCAAGTAGCGATGCCTGCCATGCATGTTCAAGACTAGTGTCAATAAATCCTCGTTTCAACTGACAATACTCCATAATACATACACGAGTAGCTGTCCATAACAAGATAATGCATGAATTAGACAatctataatttatttattttgggaGACTGCTAACTAGCAGGAGTAATTGAGTAATTTATTTTGGGTTCAAATTAAGTGAGTAAATCTTTTATTTTGACCGTTAGCGATTTTCTTCCACCCATCACTCCTCTTTTTCCCTACTGAATTTTCATCTAGAGCTGAAACTCAGCTGCTACTTAGCAGCCATGTTCCCATGAGGAAACGAGAACGGGAACTTGAGTGTTATTTTATAACGTGGGAACCCCAAAACGTGGAACGTGGTCATGCTTCCGTTCGTAACAGCTACCACCGTATCCTGCTACGGCAGCAGTAGTAGCTATCACAAAAATTGAATGGCTATGCTTTATTGCCAAAGCTATATATTGTTTTTTTTCTAATACAATACCATAGATGGATGGTGTGCACTACTCTAATTATTTTGGTCAATATGAAAGATATCGCCTCTGTTAACTCTAAAAGATATACTCTCTCCATTTTTAAATGTAATGTTTAAGACATGCTAATTAGCTAATAAAGCTAACTAGCTTATTCTAAACGTCATATATATTTAAATACGGAGAGTATATAAGAACATTTTTTTCTACTACTTCCTAAGCGTGCATGAATACACTCCATCCAGATGCAGCTGCAAAACATGGGCGTCAGTGTCTTCTAAATATACTCACGGCAAAGCCAAGCATGGCGACACGGCCGACGAACAGCTCGTTCTCCTTGGTGAAACCGATCCCGCCGGACGTGCCGAAGATACCATCCTCGACCTTCGGCTCGGGCTTGGGCGCAGCAGCCTGTACAACAAAGGATTGACACCATCATATACACATACACATGAGTACATGACAGAGGAACAACAGAATAAAACTAGGAGCATGCGTGCGTGGACACAGCATGCACACGGCACAGCACCAATAGTGTACGTGCTGCTAGATAGCCACGGTCCACGGACCTTCTTCGACGGCGCGGTCTTGACCTTGGATTTGCCGAACAGGGCGAGGGTCTTCACGGAGACGGACTTGGAGTGCCTGTAGCCCGACGACGACGGCAGCGGTAGCCGCGGGTAtggcgccggccggccggcctgcaGCGACGGCAGCGCGCGGCCGCCGTTGACGCTGGTCGACATGAGCATGGACTGCGCCATATGTGCCCACGAACACAAACACAGAGAAAGAGAGGAATGCGCAGCAGCCACTCGCGCGCGCTGAGGATCGAAGCTGTGTACTCGTAGTCGTAGGCGAGCGCGCGGCTGCGGGCTGCGTGGTCGTGGGCTCCTTTGCCTACTGGCTCCGAGGCCGCGTGTCCCGTTCTTATGAATGAATGGGGGTCACAGGCGCGGGCAGCGTGAAGCTGGAGTGGCGCCAACTGGAGGTGTCGATTGGCGACTGGCTAGCGGCGAGGCGGAGGATAGGGTGCGCCTGTGCGGGATGGGTTGCCAGGAGGCCACGTCGCCGAGAATCCAATCTATGGCCGCGCCGCGCCGTCCGAGGCCAGGGAGCCCAGGAGCCAGTGTGTGCGGCTCCTGCGGTCTCCGGCCGCACGTACGGCCGGAGACGCGTTGGGCGTCGTCAGGCGTGCAACGAACTGATGGCGCCGGTCGATCGGTGAGACACACGCGTCAGGCAAAAAGTGTTCTGTTCTGTCCCTCCAGCCTTGAGGCATGTGCTGAGTTGCAAGGACTGCATTCTACTGTCTGTTAGTGACGGTTATCATGTATGGAGCAGGTAGCATCGTGCTCTTTTCGTTTCTCTCTAAGTAGATGAATTGGATCTTGCTACGAAATTTCAACTTTCACTGCTAGTATATTTTTGTATCTGAGGTTCTGAACCTTGAAGATCTATTTTGAAGGAAAACTTTTCACCAAGTAAAAAGCCCGCTGTGGCAATGTTGCTGTAAGTTAGATTTATTTTCCTTCCCTTCGCAAAAAAAGATGGATTTATTTCATAGCGGTGCATCACGCCGTTTCGTGTGCAACAGAATTACAAGGAATTCGTCGGATATTCCCGTGTTCCATTCTGTTCCGTCTAGAGCAAATGGTTTCGGACCAATGGAAATTGGGTTTCGTTCCATGTGCTGGTTCTCCATGATAGAGATAAATATCACGATCAGCACATCAGTctcaacaagtggttccatagtGTAGTGGTTAGCACTTCAGACTTTGAATCTGGCGACCTGGGTTCGAATCCCGGTGGAACctttattttgaattttttttttcgcTGTGGGCCAACAAAAGACACGTCAAAATGAAAATAGCATAAGATCCATatttaaaagccaaaaagatggccAGCTCCTCGACCGGAGCCACCCTCCACGTCGCCCCAGATCTTCGCACACGTTAGATCTTGTGATGGACGGTCCAGATCGCTTGGAGCGGATTTGATGGGAAGCGGCTGCACGTGCTTCTCCTACAATTCTTCTGCTTCTATTCAGCTTCTCCGGCTTCTCGTCCGAATCCAGCGAAACAAATATATACCCagcttctgcttctccttccGACGCTTCTTCTCTCCCCCTCCACTCTCTCCtcttcgctctctctctcccGACCTCTCCCAACGCGGCTAGGGCAACGGCCACCTGCGCGAGCGGGCCGCGGCAgcggccgccctcctcctcccccggcGTGCTGGCTGTGCCAGCACTGCCGGCTCACTGCTCCAGGCGCTGGCGGGGCGCGACGGTGCTCCCGGCCTGCGGCACGGCGCCGTGCGTGGCCACCGGCCGTCGTTGTCCCCAGCCACGGCGCGGCGCGATCGGGCCCCGACGGCGGCTGGCCGCTGGCGTGGGTGCCCCCAGCGTTGCCTCCTCCCGGCGGTCCGCGTGCGCTCGACGAAACCCTAGCGGCGGCGGCTCAGATCGGCGGTTGCATCTGCCGGTACGTCACCGTCTTCTTCTCCTACTTCCTCCCATGCCTCCTCCTCCAGATCCCCTCTCCCCAGTCCGATGTCGGCGCCGTGCAGCGAACGAGCTTGGCCCCGTGAGGCCCGCTCGCTTCACCTCCCCTCGCTCCGCCTTTTCCTCTAGGCCCCGACATACGGGTGGAAAGAGCCATCCTCCTGGACCTCTCCCTGGCAGGGCCGACCATGTGGTGGTTTGAGGAGGCGGAACGGCCGAACAGCGCTGTGGCGCGGGGCGGGTGTGTTCATCTCATTTATGCTTTTAATTGATGCGTTTTTAGATTGATTTGGTCGATCTACATTtgatttggtgaatctgtattttattttggtggattGCAGTTTGGTAACCGATTTGGCTCCTGCTGCACCGTGCTGCTTGGTCTCCTCTCCTTGCCTGAGGGCAATCCTCCATTTAGAACCTCCGTAGTCTGCAGTCTCCGACCTGTGCTGTGCGTTCTGGCTGCGACCATCGCATTTCTGCAGTGTCCTGTACCCAAATCAGCACCTATGTATGCGCCTTTGTGAGATTTTAGAAAGTAATGTTGTAAATTTGCTAGGGTCTGCTCATTAGCTATTCAAACCACAGTGCTTCAAATGAAATTAGGCTCATTATTTGATCATTGTTAACCACAAATAGAAGTACGACTATCAGGCTAAAAAATTCCTTTTCCCGCTATAAAAAAGGACCATCTGCTTAGCATACTAATACTATCTAGGATATGTTAATTTTAGTGTCTGCAATTCTAGCTTCAATGCATTTTTTTATTAGAAGTTGTCCTGAATGTAAAGCTTCAGGGAAAAAAAATAGTGGCTTAGTATCCCAGAGGAAGCACAATGTTCTTAAAAGTGACAATTGTCTTGCTGAATTCTGCCGCAATGTCCTAACTTGGTGTTTCTCTCACATGGTTAGTAGTTTTGGTCTTGTCCTGCTACCATTCTTCTATGGTCTTTCCTGAGCTGACAGATGTTTCCTATGAATCATGTGTCTGAATTGCTAATATGTCCATGCTTTGGTTGCCATGTAATGAAAATAGATCTCTTTGTTCCGTCTCTGCGGATCCATGGCATTAGCAAAGCATTATTCTCCCTTTTATGTTACAAAACCCATTAGCTCCTGAGATAGAAGCCGTGTCCACATCGGCAGAAATTTTTTTGACCGTTAGATCTCCCGATCCGACGGCCCAGGCCCCCAGCAAGAATTTTCTAGAATCGGCTTCGGATTACACTGTGGGCTTTCTCCAGCTTCTCCACAGATTTCTTGTGTTACGACCGTTCCCTCCTAGCTTCTCTACAGAATCATAGTCAGGATTCCAGCTTCTTCCGTCCTCGGCCCATACTCTTCCCGATGTTTCTCTTCCCGACCCCGACGTCTTCCCGCACCACGGCGCCTAGGCCGCTCCCGACGGTGCTGGGGCCCGGCAGGCATGCCGCGACGccgggggagagggagaggagagccgCACGGCGCGCTGCCTGGGCGACGGCGCAGCCGGTTTGGTGCACGGCGGCGCGCGTGGACCCCGGCGGCAGCCGTCCCCACCATGGCACTACGCTAGCAGGCACCACCGGTGGCTGCCGGCGTGGCTTCCCCACGGCGCTGACTGCTCCCGCTGGTCCGCATGTGCTCCACGAAACCCTAACTCCCTGTGCTTGACGACCGCGAGCTGCTCCTGGCGACGCGACCGCTCGGATCCTCAGCATTGGACTGTTAACAAGTAATGTGGTCATTGAATTATTGGTCTCACAACAAATTCTGTACAGTTAGTCAGTCTGCTAATGGTCTGTAGTGGATCTTGTGTAGGTGCAATTTTTGCCTGACTATGGTGTATAAAATCGACTATTCAATTCTTCTGCTTTTATTTCAAATTCATTTTTTGTTCCCGATATATCTAAATATCTGCCAACTTTTGATTGTAGGTGTGTTCCCAAGTTTATGAATTTTGAAACTTTGATTTCACATTGAGGCAGTTCATGTACACTTTTTTTATTGCACTATGCGATGTGCAACCGAATAAGACCTAAAATGAATAGCGTAGAGCATCGACCTGGCTCCATCTGTTCTAGCACCAGTTAATACATGATTTTATTTGTTCTGACTAATTTTATGTGTTCCGCCTAATTTATGTAATTGTTTTTTTATGTGTGCACAGGTTGTGCTGAATCTGCTTCCTTTGCAAAGCACTGTTGCTGCAAGTATACATATATGTGTTGAGCCTTTGTAAATATGCCCATTTATTGCTGAATGTTAAATAGCTATTGCACTTATTTGGGGACTTTTATACCATACACAGTACTGTGAATTTTTCATGTTGTCCCATTGTAACACATTATGATAGGATAGTTCCTGCGATTAATTGGTTCAGAGCCTTTTGAAACCAATTTTTCTGATAGTCTGctactttttcttttttatcatTTTCGACTGACCCTCCTCCCTTTAAAATATGATGTCAGATGAAAACAGTGCAGACTAAAAGGTGTCCGCGGAGAAAACTGTGCTAGGGACGGCAAGCACAAGGTGATTGATTTACAGGTTGGCAACTTGCTTAATGCCTCATTTGTAGTAAGGAATGCTTCTTTTCAATGCATGGTGTTCATACTAAGTACAAAAAATTCAGTCTCATGTCATCTAACAGTGGGGGCTTCCCCTGCTGTTTTCCTGGTTAGAAAAAAAAGGGTTCTGTTTTGATTCCTTATATTGATCTAAGTTACCTTATGTTACCAGAATAGGATGTTGTTTGACTACTTTGTGAGATTTTAAAAAGTAATGTTGTAAATTTGCTAGGGTCTGCTCATTAGCTATTCAAACCACAGTGCTTCAAATGAAATTAGGCTCATTATTTGATCATTGTTAACCACAAATAGAAGTACGACTATCAGGCTAAAAAAAATCCTTTTCCCGCTATAAAAAAGGACCATCTGCTTAGCATACTAATACTATCTAGGATATGTTAATTTTTGTGTCTGCAATTCTAGCTTCAATGCATTTTTTTATTAGAAGTCCTGAATGTAAAGCTACAGGGAAAAAAATAGTGGCTTAGTATCCCAGAGGAAGCACAATGTTCTTAAAAGTGACAATTGTCTTGCTGAATTCTGCCGCAATGTCCTAACTTGGTGTTTCTCTCACATGGTTAGTAGTTTTGGTCTTGTCCTGCTACCATTCTTCTATGGTCTTTCCTGACCTGACAGATGTTTCCTATGAATCATGTGTCTGAATTGCTAATATGTCCATGCTTTGGTTGCCATGTAATGAAAATAGATCTCTTTGTTCCGTCTCTGCGGATCCATGGCATTAGCAAAGCATTATTCTCCCTTTTATGTTGCAAAGTGAtctttcaacaacaacaacaacaacaaagcctttaaatcccaaacaagttggggtaggctagagttgaaacccagcagaagcaatcaaggtttaggcacgtgaatagttgttttccaagcactcctatctaaggctaagtctttgggtatatttcatcctttcaagtctccttttattgcctctacccaagtcaacttcggtcttcctctgcctctcttcacgttactatcctggcttaggattccactacgcaccggtgtggATTTTGTACTACATATGTTGGATTATTGATGCAATACTTTGCTTGTTACGCAATAAAGTGTTAGTCCATACTTAGTTCATCAGACGACCTCAAATGGTTAGACCAATTGTTTAAGTTTGAGTTACGCAATTACATGCTTTCCAGTCGACTTTGAGCCTAAAATAAATTGTTACTACTTAAATAATTAGCCAATCCTTCTGCAACCAAACAGTTCTGTATGAACTGCTAATTTAGCAATGCAATTTTAGGGCTCTGCAGCCTCGACTTATTCTTCTTTCTGGTGATGCAAATTTATATCTATTTCTATGCACTGGGTGTGTTTTTCTGGTTGAATGGGCGTCCTAAAGTCACTGCACATGCTTCATAGAGTACCGTTCACATAATCAAAACCAATGATTAATCAGTTCTTAGCTATTTCATTTTTTCCAACACAACAAACAATATTCAGGAATTGACCAGTTGAGTTTTTTTTAATGGATATTGTTTTTACATTTCCAGTGCATACAGAAAAGGCATTAATGCAGACTTGGAATCTCATAAGCCATTGCAGCGTCAAACGAAACATATTTGGATGTCTGGCAAAACATATTTTAACAAGTATAGATCAAAGAAATCTATGCCTAAATTGTATGCATGTATACAAGTTAGTCCAGAAGGGATGCATATGTTTGCTGGATTAGTTTTTAAA
Coding sequences within:
- the LOC136453650 gene encoding photosystem II 22 kDa protein 1, chloroplastic-like — encoded protein: MAQSMLMSTSVNGGRALPSLQAGRPAPYPRLPLPSSSGYRHSKSVSVKTLALFGKSKVKTAPSKKAAAPKPEPKVEDGIFGTSGGIGFTKENELFVGRVAMLGFAASLLGEAITGKGILAQLNLETGIPIYEAEPLLLFFILFTLLGAIGALGDRGRFVDEDVTGLDKAVIQPGKGFRGALGLSEGGPLFGFTKSNELFVGRLAQLGVAFSIIGEIITGKGALAQLNIETGVPINEIEPLVIFNVLFFFVAAINPGNGRFIIGEGEEE